The Equus asinus isolate D_3611 breed Donkey chromosome 22, EquAss-T2T_v2, whole genome shotgun sequence genome has a segment encoding these proteins:
- the NINJ2 gene encoding ninjurin-2 isoform X1 has protein sequence MGLGQLKGESHWGQGGRLPRGQRGISTTMGAAGAPGKRGLGRASQHRSRNCPQSRRWEPALPGSPDSRSQPVNLNHYATKKSVAESMLDAALFMTNATRLKAVLEQGPSSNYYSTLVTLISISLLLQVVIGILLVVIARLNLNEVEKQWRLNQLNNAATTLIFITVVINVFITAFGAHKTGFLASRTSRNPL, from the exons ATGGGCCTGGGGCAGCTTAAAGGTGAGAGTCACTGGGGGCAAGGAGGGAGGCTGCCCAGGGGGCAGAGAGGCATTTCAACGACCATGGGAGCTGCTGGGGCGCCTGGGAAACGTGGGCTGGGCCGGGCCAGTCAGCACCGCTCTCGGAACTGCCCCCAGTCCCGCAGGTGGGAGCCCGCTCTG CCTGGGAGCCCCGACTCCAGGAGCCAGCCCGTCAACCTGAACCATTATGCCACCAAGAAGAGCGTGGCAGAGAGCATGCTGGACGCGGCTCTGTTCATGACCAACGCCACGCGGCTGAAAGCGGTGCTGGAGCAGGGGCCCTCCTCTAATTACTACAGCACCCTCGTCACCCTCATCAGCATCTCTCTGCTCCTGCAAGTGGTCATCGGAATCCTCCTCGTGGTCATTG cacggctgaatCTCAATGAGGTAGAAAAGCAATGGCGACTAAACCAGCTCAACAATGCTGCCACCACCTTGATCTTCATCACTGTTGTCATCAACGTCTTCATTACAGCCTTCGGGGCACATAAGACAGGGTTCCTGGCTTCCAGGACCTCAAGGAATCCTCTGTGA
- the NINJ2 gene encoding ninjurin-2 isoform X2, producing MESEREIINLQPGSPDSRSQPVNLNHYATKKSVAESMLDAALFMTNATRLKAVLEQGPSSNYYSTLVTLISISLLLQVVIGILLVVIARLNLNEVEKQWRLNQLNNAATTLIFITVVINVFITAFGAHKTGFLASRTSRNPL from the exons CCTGGGAGCCCCGACTCCAGGAGCCAGCCCGTCAACCTGAACCATTATGCCACCAAGAAGAGCGTGGCAGAGAGCATGCTGGACGCGGCTCTGTTCATGACCAACGCCACGCGGCTGAAAGCGGTGCTGGAGCAGGGGCCCTCCTCTAATTACTACAGCACCCTCGTCACCCTCATCAGCATCTCTCTGCTCCTGCAAGTGGTCATCGGAATCCTCCTCGTGGTCATTG cacggctgaatCTCAATGAGGTAGAAAAGCAATGGCGACTAAACCAGCTCAACAATGCTGCCACCACCTTGATCTTCATCACTGTTGTCATCAACGTCTTCATTACAGCCTTCGGGGCACATAAGACAGGGTTCCTGGCTTCCAGGACCTCAAGGAATCCTCTGTGA
- the NINJ2 gene encoding ninjurin-2 isoform X3 — MLDAALFMTNATRLKAVLEQGPSSNYYSTLVTLISISLLLQVVIGILLVVIARLNLNEVEKQWRLNQLNNAATTLIFITVVINVFITAFGAHKTGFLASRTSRNPL; from the exons ATGCTGGACGCGGCTCTGTTCATGACCAACGCCACGCGGCTGAAAGCGGTGCTGGAGCAGGGGCCCTCCTCTAATTACTACAGCACCCTCGTCACCCTCATCAGCATCTCTCTGCTCCTGCAAGTGGTCATCGGAATCCTCCTCGTGGTCATTG cacggctgaatCTCAATGAGGTAGAAAAGCAATGGCGACTAAACCAGCTCAACAATGCTGCCACCACCTTGATCTTCATCACTGTTGTCATCAACGTCTTCATTACAGCCTTCGGGGCACATAAGACAGGGTTCCTGGCTTCCAGGACCTCAAGGAATCCTCTGTGA